The following are encoded together in the Ooceraea biroi isolate clonal line C1 chromosome 2, Obir_v5.4, whole genome shotgun sequence genome:
- the LOC105283406 gene encoding uncharacterized protein LOC105283406, with translation MKNGRICSVHFDATAYKDPSWMQPLLGYTTPKKRKLKSHAVPTQNLDSTSEDVQVASSSVKRFHEFKVIPSVTSTTIQPEDQMEASTSRYSPHFDKADRMSAKSESYHEIKKLKRKCTKSELLIRTLQHHGSAICKEPWIFKTLASEIMQLQDKNCLVIPNKVLLCLIRTRTYICPCSRIK, from the exons atgaaaaatg gACGCATCTGTTCTGTTCACTTTGATGCAACGGCATACAAAGACCCCTCATGGATGCAACCACTGTTAGGTTATACAACGCCGAAGAAGCGTAAATTGAAATCTCATGCAGTCCCCACGCAGAATTTAGATTCAACTAGTGAAGATGTACAAGTAGCATCTTCATCAGTCAAga GATTTCATGAATTTAAGGTAATACCAAGTGTAACATCTACTACAATACAACCTGAAGACCAAATGGAGGCTTCGACTTCAAGATATTCACCACATTTTG ATAAAGCTGATAGAATGTCTGCGAAATCAGAATCCTatcacgaaataaaaaaattaaaaagaaaatgtacaaAGTCGGAGTTACTCATCAGGACTTTACAGCACCACGGTTCTGCTATTTGTAAGGAGCCATggatttttaaaacattagcgtcagaaattatgcaattacAAGACAAAAATTGCCTAGTAATACCAAACAAGgtattattatgtttaattcGCACAAGAACATACATATGTCCGTGTtcgagaattaaataa
- the LOC105286898 gene encoding cytochrome P450 4C1, whose amino-acid sequence MYRMFRPWYINDRLFWFSSKYKQQTKCLKVLHGFTEKIIAERKRYHESTGGRYLNFENEAEDNDTIGSRKKRLAMLDLMIAASNNNQMSDSDIREEVDTFMFEGHDTVSMALTFTILLLTEHKDVQDRVRNEVNAVMEENGGKLTMTALQNLLYLERCLKETMRLYPSVYLITRKLAENVMLQSYLVPAGANVIIDIVHLHQNLDFWPNPEVFDPDRFLPELVQNRHPFAYLPFSAGSRNCIGQRFAMMEMKTVIGTLMHNFNLEPIDHLKDVRCSTDIIIRIGQPIRVKFVPSNRNCATATREYANYVGVKT is encoded by the exons atgtatagaatGTTCCGTCCGTGGTATATTAACGATAGACTATTTTGGTTCTCGTCGAAATATAAACAGCAAACTAAATGTTTGAAAGTATTACATGGTTTCACAGAAAAA ATTATTGCGGAAAGGAAACGATATCACGAATCCACTGGTGGACGATatctaaattttgaaaatgagGCAGAAGATAATGATACGATAGGAA gCCGAAAGAAGCGCCTTGCCATGTTGGATCTCATGATAGCAGCGTCCAATAATAACCAAATGAGCGATTCGGACATCAGAGAAGAAGTTGACACCTTCATGTTCGAA ggTCACGATACCGTATCAATGGCTCTCACCTTCACTATATTACTATTAACCGAACATAAGGATGTGCag GATCGCGTCAGAAATGAAGTCAATGCTGTAATGGAAGAAAACGGTGGAAAACTGACTATGACAGCGTTACAGAATCTGCTATACCTAGAGAGATGTTTGAAGGAAACGATGAGATTGTATCCTAGTGTTTATTTGATAACACGAAAGTTAGCGGAAAACGTAATGCTAC AATCGTATCTGGTACCTGCTGGAGCAAACGTGATTATTGACATTGTACATCTCCACCAAAATCTTGATTTCTGGCCAAATCCAGAGGTGTTCGATCCAGACAGATTTTTGCCAGAACTGGTGCAAAATCGTCATCCTTTTGCTTATCTACCGTTTAGCGCTGGTTCGCGGAACTGCATAG GTCAACGATTCGCCATGATGGAGATGAAAACTGTAATTGGTACTCTGATGCACAACTTTAACTTGGAGCCCATTGATCACTTGAAAGATGTTCGATGTTCAACcgatataattattcgcatTGGGCAGCCCATACGCGTGAAATTCGTCCCATCTAACAGAAATTGTGCAACTGCTACAAGAGAATATGCAAATTATGTCGGTGTGAAAACCTAA